A genomic segment from Aegilops tauschii subsp. strangulata cultivar AL8/78 chromosome 1, Aet v6.0, whole genome shotgun sequence encodes:
- the LOC141027739 gene encoding uncharacterized protein, protein MDRVELYGRMELLERALNFKWEVIIVYGPADHRRSESFLVELKRKVSAAQLSVVVSGDFNLLRFTKDKSNDLVNYPWMQMFNDYIAELGLQELDKVGARFTWTNYEADPTRSILDRVLVLPEWELHCRLASLQAITWIGLDHAPLLLSSENGRPPPPPRFLFEMFWLNQNGFVEAV, encoded by the coding sequence ATGGACCGGGTTGAGTTGTACGGCAGGATGGAGCTCTTAGAACGCGCTCTCAACTTCAAGTGGGAGGTCATAATTGTCTATGGCCCTGCTGACCATCGCCGGTCTGAGTCCTTCCTAGTCGAGCTCAAGAGAAAGGTCTCGGCCGCCCAACTTTCTGTAGTGGTGAGTGGCGACTTCAACCTCCTCCGCTTCACGAAGGATAAGAGCAACGATCTAGTCAACTACCCTTGGATGCAGATGTTCAATGACTATATTGCTGAACTCGGCCTCCAAGAATTAGATAAGGTTGGTGCCAGATTCACCTGGACCAACTACGAGGCGGACCCGACCCGCTCGATTCTGGATCGCGTCTTGGTCTTGCCGGAGTGGGAGCTTCACTGCCGCCTTGCCTCCCTCCAAGCCATCACCTGGATTGGCTTAGACCACGCCCCTCTTCTTCTGTCATCAGAGAACGGTCGCCCGCCCCCTCCTCCTAGGTTTCTCTTTGAGATGTTCTGGCTTAACCAGAACGGTTTCGTCGAAGCCGTTTGA